The proteins below come from a single Patescibacteria group bacterium genomic window:
- the miaB gene encoding tRNA (N6-isopentenyl adenosine(37)-C2)-methylthiotransferase MiaB → MPKYYNHILGCQMNKLDAEKMDALLEQMGFTPTDNESEADLINVLACSVRQSAINRIDGKLKTWNKLRKEKPLTTLLTGCVLPKDKKGLGKQFDILLDMSQMHTLPQVLKKRMQDIEDINPASDYFKLPTKHKSHFQAFVTIQNGCNKFCRYCAVPYTRGREVSRPASQIITEVRDLVNSGYKEVTLLGQTVNSYINPEKGTVKSFADLLTELGQIKGDFWIRFISPYPTDFSDELIDVIARDKKICPHMHIPVQAGSNNMLKKMLRKYTREEYLDLIKRIRTKMPDVAITTDIIVGFCDETEENFQDTLDLYEKVKFDMAYLAQYSKRPGTQATKLFKDNIPQNVKKRREVKLNEYVKKYALLNNQKLLNKTVMVLPENIRKGLLFGKTDTNKPIQIKNGTKDLIGKFTEVKVTKVNPWSLEGSLKK, encoded by the coding sequence ATGCCGAAATATTACAACCACATCCTGGGCTGCCAGATGAACAAGCTGGACGCGGAGAAAATGGACGCTCTGCTTGAGCAGATGGGATTTACGCCGACGGACAATGAATCAGAAGCAGATTTGATTAATGTTTTGGCGTGCTCTGTAAGACAATCAGCAATAAACAGGATTGACGGTAAATTAAAAACTTGGAATAAACTGCGGAAAGAAAAACCGCTCACTACCCTCCTAACTGGATGTGTCTTACCGAAGGATAAAAAAGGACTCGGCAAGCAGTTTGATATTCTTCTGGACATGTCGCAAATGCACACACTCCCGCAGGTTCTCAAAAAACGCATGCAGGATATTGAGGATATAAATCCGGCAAGCGACTATTTCAAACTGCCGACCAAACACAAATCCCATTTCCAGGCTTTTGTCACCATCCAGAACGGATGTAACAAATTCTGCCGTTACTGTGCCGTCCCCTATACCAGAGGCCGGGAAGTTTCACGTCCCGCAAGCCAAATCATTACCGAGGTGCGTGATTTAGTTAACAGCGGTTACAAAGAAGTAACCCTGCTCGGACAGACCGTCAATTCGTATATCAACCCGGAAAAAGGAACAGTAAAGTCATTTGCTGATCTGCTTACAGAACTTGGGCAGATTAAAGGCGATTTCTGGATCCGCTTCATATCCCCTTACCCAACTGATTTTTCCGATGAACTGATCGATGTAATAGCTCGCGACAAAAAAATCTGTCCGCACATGCACATCCCCGTTCAGGCCGGCAGTAACAACATGCTGAAAAAAATGCTCCGGAAATATACCCGCGAAGAATACCTGGATCTTATCAAAAGGATCAGAACTAAAATGCCCGACGTTGCAATCACTACGGATATCATCGTCGGGTTCTGCGATGAAACAGAAGAAAATTTCCAAGACACACTGGATCTATATGAAAAAGTAAAATTTGATATGGCCTATCTGGCGCAGTATTCCAAACGACCGGGTACGCAGGCGACAAAACTTTTTAAAGATAATATTCCGCAAAATGTTAAAAAGCGACGGGAAGTGAAGCTGAACGAGTATGTAAAAAAATATGCACTTTTGAATAATCAGAAATTACTGAATAAAACTGTAATGGTTTTGCCGGAGAATATTAGAAAAGGTTTGTTGTTCGGAAAAACGGACACCAACAAACCAATCCAGATAAAAAACGGCACAAAAGATCTGATCGGAAAGTTTACAGAAGTTAAAGTAACGAAAGTTAATCCCTGGAGTCTGGAAGGCAGTTTAAAAAAATAA
- the thrS gene encoding threonine--tRNA ligase: protein MKKEIPIELKRHSLAHVMAAAVANLYPGAKFGVGPVIENGFYYDIDLPAQLVPDDLKKIEKEMIRLINQKQAFILEEFPIKKAVEFFSEQKQDYKVELLNDLQTKGTTRISKDEAQDLDPQKKDKVTIYKTGDFTDLCRGPHVETTEQLQNCAFSLDRIAGAYWRGDEKNKQLTRIYGLAFNSKKELSEYKHNLELAKERDHRKIGKELGLFHIAAEVGAGLPLWTPKGTTIRRELEKFLTELQEKDGYDQVITPHIGKIDLYKTSGHWQNYRENIYAPMNIDGEEFVLKPMNCPHHIHIYSSQMRSYRDLPIRLSEFGTVYRYEQSGELTGLVRARGFTIDDAHIFCRTDQIKEEFSNVIELIKTVFSTLKFKDFEARIGLRDPKSSKYVGSDELWERAEKEIEEVVKSKKVKYIKQEGEAAFYGPKLDFVVRDVINREWQLGTIQVDYNLPERFKLEYKGADDKDHRPVMIHRAPFGSMERFVGIMIEHFGGAFPTWLSPTQVYVIPVGKDHFKFAGDLAKSLKAQGIRTEVDLNRETVGYKIRKAEKLKVSYMLVIGDKEVKDKDLTVRTRGSKDTKKMTQEEFVEKIQKEIKERK, encoded by the coding sequence ATGAAGAAAGAAATACCAATCGAACTAAAACGACATTCTCTGGCCCATGTTATGGCAGCGGCGGTCGCCAATCTTTATCCGGGAGCCAAATTTGGAGTGGGACCGGTTATTGAAAACGGTTTTTATTATGATATTGACCTGCCTGCTCAGCTGGTTCCGGATGATCTGAAAAAAATAGAAAAGGAAATGATCCGGCTGATTAACCAGAAACAGGCTTTTATCCTGGAAGAATTTCCGATTAAAAAAGCGGTAGAATTTTTTTCGGAGCAGAAACAGGACTATAAGGTGGAACTTTTAAATGACCTGCAGACAAAGGGTACTACCAGAATTTCAAAAGATGAGGCGCAGGATCTGGACCCGCAGAAGAAAGACAAAGTGACGATCTACAAGACCGGTGATTTTACCGACCTTTGTCGTGGGCCACACGTTGAAACCACGGAGCAACTGCAAAACTGTGCCTTTTCCCTGGACCGCATCGCCGGCGCTTATTGGCGCGGGGACGAAAAGAACAAACAGCTGACCAGAATTTACGGCTTGGCTTTCAACAGTAAGAAAGAGCTTTCAGAGTACAAGCACAATCTGGAACTGGCCAAGGAAAGAGACCACCGGAAAATCGGCAAAGAACTAGGACTCTTCCATATCGCAGCCGAAGTCGGAGCGGGCTTGCCACTCTGGACCCCGAAAGGTACGACGATCCGCAGAGAACTGGAGAAATTCCTGACCGAACTGCAGGAAAAGGACGGTTATGACCAGGTAATTACCCCGCATATCGGCAAGATTGATCTGTATAAAACATCCGGCCACTGGCAGAATTACCGTGAAAATATCTATGCGCCGATGAATATCGACGGCGAAGAGTTTGTGCTGAAACCGATGAACTGCCCCCACCACATTCACATCTATTCGTCTCAGATGCGCAGTTATCGTGACTTACCGATTCGCCTGTCAGAATTCGGTACTGTTTACCGCTACGAACAATCCGGCGAGCTGACCGGACTGGTCCGGGCGCGCGGATTTACGATTGATGATGCTCATATTTTCTGCCGAACGGACCAAATTAAGGAAGAATTTTCCAATGTGATTGAACTGATTAAAACGGTCTTTTCCACCCTGAAGTTTAAAGACTTTGAAGCACGCATCGGCCTTCGGGATCCGAAATCCAGCAAATACGTCGGCTCTGATGAGCTGTGGGAGCGGGCGGAAAAGGAAATCGAGGAAGTGGTTAAATCAAAGAAAGTTAAATATATCAAACAGGAGGGCGAAGCAGCTTTCTACGGACCGAAACTTGATTTTGTGGTCAGAGATGTGATCAACAGAGAATGGCAACTGGGAACGATCCAGGTGGACTACAATCTCCCGGAAAGATTCAAACTGGAATATAAAGGTGCGGATGACAAAGACCACCGGCCGGTGATGATCCACCGCGCGCCGTTCGGTTCCATGGAACGATTCGTCGGAATTATGATTGAGCATTTCGGCGGAGCTTTCCCGACTTGGCTGTCCCCTACTCAAGTATATGTAATTCCGGTCGGCAAAGATCATTTCAAGTTTGCAGGGGATCTAGCCAAATCGCTGAAAGCGCAGGGCATCCGCACGGAAGTTGATTTGAACCGGGAAACTGTCGGCTACAAAATCCGCAAAGCGGAAAAACTGAAAGTATCCTACATGCTGGTCATCGGCGACAAGGAAGTAAAGGATAAAGATCTGACTGTCCGGACCAGGGGTTCTAAAGATACAAAGAAAATGACCCAGGAAGAATTTGTGGAAAAGATTCAAAAAGAAATTAAAGAACGGAAATAG
- a CDS encoding NUDIX domain-containing protein, producing MKESSHFCVTDVFLENEFEEVLMLKRSKKKKILPNLYNGLGGKIDNGETPLQAIQREAKEEAGVTSMENLHYRANLSVKDKFGFWQIYIFYGNIYKKNITIQEVDEGTLEWIPKNNLLDYQLVPDLNNWLPKMFANPNTFQFVKIEYDDKYNLKKIIITPLT from the coding sequence ATGAAAGAATCATCACATTTCTGCGTAACTGACGTTTTTCTCGAAAATGAATTTGAGGAAGTTTTAATGTTGAAACGCAGTAAAAAGAAAAAGATTTTGCCAAATTTATATAATGGTTTGGGAGGTAAGATTGATAATGGTGAAACTCCACTACAAGCAATCCAAAGAGAAGCAAAAGAAGAGGCAGGAGTAACCTCAATGGAAAATTTGCATTACAGAGCAAATCTATCTGTAAAAGATAAATTTGGATTTTGGCAAATATATATTTTTTATGGCAATATCTACAAGAAAAATATAACTATACAAGAAGTGGATGAAGGGACACTGGAGTGGATACCAAAGAATAATTTACTTGATTATCAACTTGTTCCTGATCTGAATAATTGGTTACCAAAAATGTTTGCAAATCCAAATACATTCCAATTCGTAAAAATTGAATATGATGATAAATATAATTTAAAAAAAATAATTATTACACCATTAACCTAA
- a CDS encoding baseplate J/gp47 family protein, which produces MPTIKKTKIGKRYSKMAVLFLGVALVAVVAIVYVSLAKTVITITPSPEAVSISFDLPLTAEINQLENQTNSLPGRLVEKQIEETKTFTNVTSQSKVQGKAEGTVTIYNKYTSNQPLVASTRLLSEDDVLFRTKETVTVPAGGQVEVEVEADQSGETGNIGPSRFTIVALWKGLQDKIYAESSEAMNNGLRDVTVATLKDINDSKEEFAVELKEKAAEELSREIAIENSAEKILPQAVVYQILNEEASVKPDAEVNSFEITSKINVIAAVFDETELFNYAKNLLSEKVSSNKELAGTEINLLQYAIKSFDLENQTAVLSVKLDGTTKVKLASPIFDRDNLLNRDKQEIKTYFLDFPEIQNVDVKFSPFWVFRSPSLKDHIEIVISK; this is translated from the coding sequence ATGCCGACAATCAAAAAAACAAAAATTGGAAAGCGCTATTCAAAAATGGCTGTACTGTTTCTTGGTGTGGCTTTGGTTGCGGTAGTCGCCATTGTATATGTATCACTGGCCAAAACGGTGATTACAATCACCCCAAGCCCCGAAGCGGTCAGTATTTCTTTTGATTTGCCTTTGACTGCCGAAATAAATCAACTTGAAAATCAGACTAATTCTCTACCGGGTCGGTTGGTGGAAAAACAGATCGAGGAAACTAAAACATTTACCAATGTAACCAGTCAGAGCAAAGTTCAGGGTAAGGCGGAAGGAACGGTTACAATTTATAATAAATATACTAGCAATCAACCTTTGGTCGCGTCTACACGCCTGCTTTCTGAAGACGATGTTCTGTTCCGGACCAAAGAAACAGTAACCGTCCCGGCCGGCGGACAAGTGGAAGTCGAAGTGGAAGCCGACCAGTCAGGCGAGACGGGAAATATCGGACCTTCCCGTTTTACAATTGTCGCCCTCTGGAAAGGTTTGCAGGATAAAATTTACGCCGAGAGTTCAGAAGCAATGAATAATGGACTCCGTGATGTAACTGTCGCCACATTGAAAGACATCAACGATTCCAAAGAAGAGTTTGCCGTTGAATTAAAGGAAAAAGCGGCGGAAGAATTGTCCCGAGAGATTGCAATAGAAAATTCAGCAGAAAAAATCCTGCCACAGGCAGTTGTCTATCAGATACTGAATGAAGAAGCGAGTGTTAAACCCGATGCCGAGGTTAATTCTTTTGAAATAACCAGCAAGATAAATGTAATAGCTGCTGTCTTTGACGAAACTGAATTGTTCAATTACGCGAAAAATTTATTGTCAGAAAAAGTCTCCAGCAACAAAGAACTGGCCGGTACGGAAATAAACCTCCTGCAATATGCTATAAAATCATTTGACCTGGAAAACCAAACGGCTGTTTTAAGCGTTAAACTGGACGGCACAACCAAAGTAAAATTAGCCAGTCCGATTTTTGACCGTGACAATCTTTTGAACCGTGATAAACAGGAGATCAAGACATATTTTCTGGACTTCCCGGAAATTCAAAATGTGGACGTGAAATTCTCTCCGTTTTGGGTGTTCCGCTCCCCTTCATTAAAGGATCATATCGAAATCGTAATCTCGAAATAA
- a CDS encoding DNA polymerase III subunit alpha, which translates to MSFVHLHTHSHYSLLDGLPKIGDLVSKAKKLNMDALALTDHGVLYGAIEFFQKATEAGIKPIIGVETYVAKNGMHNKRSRVDDRPYHLILLAKNQTGYQNLLTLITKAHLEGFYYKPRIDWELLQKHSKGLIAMTACLQGEIPSAIRNNDLGHAEELIKNYANLFGEGNFYLELQNHPSIEQQHKVNESLIELGKKLSIPLVATNDVHYLEPADAYPQDVLLCIQMKRKQEETDRISYVGEDFSLKTPEQMARDFSHVPEALENTVKIAEKCNVEIEFGKIMLPHYETPEKKTTDEYLRELCFQGIKKRFGIDIPSDPEKQNITDEKTKTIIDRLEYELSVIHKTGFSSYFLIVQDFVNWAKNNKIVVGPGRGSAAGSLVSFVLNITNLDPLHYELMFERFLNPERISMPDIDIDFADSRRNEVITYVEEKYGKDHVAQIITFGTMAARAAIRDVGRVQGLPYNFCDQVAKMIPMFMTLDEALKSVPELKDLYNTDSEAKKLVDTAKKLEGVARHTSTHACGIVIAPDPLEQHVPTQYASQDDKTIITQYSLNPIEDLGLLKMDFLGLKNLTILENALDIIFKTTGEEVDIDKIPLDDKNAFKLFQKGDTIGVFQLESSGMTRYLKELKPTDLEDIIAMVSLYRPGPMELIPDYIAGKRGKKKITYLHPKLEPILKKTYGIAVYQEQILQIARDLCGFTLGEADILRKAIGKKIRKLLMEQREKFVQGAITNGIQKRIAEKLFDFVEPFAEYGFNRSHAACYALIAYQTAYLKANWPAQFLAALLTADYGNTDRIAVEVAETKKHGIEVVPPDVNESFSTFTVVKESLGTEQPRIRFGLMAIKNIGTNIVRTIIDERKKDGKYKNLEDFLRRVQTRDLNKKSLESLIKCGAMDDFGNRQTLLDNLESILIYAKNSQKERLNGQTNLFGMLPAEHSPKLRLTESEPVDKKTRLGWEKQLLGMYISEHPLDDYREQLEKITSPINTLSKGLKRNITVGGIITSIKKIITKTNEQMLFVTLEDLTGAVEIIVFPSTLKDNHEIWAEDKMLLVTGKVNTKEGIPKLICEKVKEFSGQSDSNKPESIEKKITIKIANLEKETLDKLKVIFEKNQGEYKVFLVWKNGGSPKTISTKTAISLSGRIVAEIEAIVGDGAVEVSE; encoded by the coding sequence ATGAGTTTTGTTCACCTCCACACTCACAGCCACTATAGCCTGCTCGACGGCCTGCCCAAAATTGGTGATTTAGTCAGCAAAGCAAAAAAACTGAATATGGATGCCCTGGCCTTAACTGACCATGGTGTTTTATATGGTGCGATTGAATTTTTTCAAAAAGCAACGGAAGCGGGAATCAAACCGATTATCGGCGTGGAAACATATGTCGCAAAAAACGGAATGCATAATAAAAGATCCAGGGTTGATGACCGACCGTATCATTTAATTCTGCTGGCAAAGAATCAGACCGGATACCAGAATCTGCTTACACTGATTACAAAAGCGCACCTGGAAGGTTTCTATTATAAACCGCGTATTGACTGGGAATTATTGCAAAAACATTCCAAGGGATTGATTGCCATGACCGCCTGCCTGCAGGGAGAAATCCCATCAGCGATCAGAAATAATGACCTTGGTCATGCGGAAGAACTGATTAAAAACTATGCCAACCTTTTTGGCGAGGGTAATTTTTATTTGGAACTCCAGAATCACCCGAGTATCGAACAACAGCATAAAGTCAACGAAAGTTTAATCGAGCTGGGTAAAAAATTGAGTATCCCGCTGGTTGCGACCAATGATGTTCATTACTTGGAACCGGCGGACGCGTATCCGCAGGACGTGCTTTTATGCATCCAGATGAAAAGAAAGCAGGAAGAAACGGACCGTATTTCCTATGTCGGGGAGGATTTTTCCCTGAAAACTCCGGAACAAATGGCCAGAGATTTCAGTCATGTCCCGGAAGCGCTCGAAAACACCGTAAAAATTGCCGAAAAATGCAATGTTGAAATAGAATTCGGTAAAATCATGCTCCCCCATTACGAAACACCGGAGAAAAAAACAACCGATGAATATCTGCGGGAGTTGTGCTTTCAGGGAATTAAAAAAAGATTTGGAATCGACATTCCGTCTGACCCGGAAAAACAAAATATTACGGATGAAAAAACAAAAACAATCATTGACCGGCTGGAATATGAATTGAGTGTAATTCATAAAACCGGATTTTCCTCCTACTTTTTAATCGTCCAGGATTTTGTTAACTGGGCAAAAAATAATAAAATTGTGGTCGGCCCGGGTAGAGGTTCTGCCGCCGGCAGTCTTGTTTCCTTTGTTTTAAATATTACCAACCTGGATCCCCTGCACTATGAACTAATGTTTGAAAGATTTTTGAATCCCGAGAGAATTTCGATGCCGGATATTGATATCGATTTCGCTGACTCCCGCCGGAATGAAGTCATAACATATGTTGAAGAAAAATATGGCAAAGACCATGTCGCCCAAATAATCACATTTGGTACGATGGCAGCAAGAGCCGCTATCCGGGATGTCGGCCGGGTGCAGGGACTGCCGTATAATTTCTGCGACCAGGTGGCAAAGATGATCCCGATGTTTATGACGTTGGATGAAGCGCTAAAATCCGTCCCCGAACTGAAAGATCTATACAATACAGATTCTGAAGCGAAAAAACTGGTTGATACTGCAAAAAAACTGGAAGGTGTAGCACGTCATACTTCTACCCATGCCTGTGGAATAGTCATCGCTCCGGATCCGCTAGAACAGCACGTGCCGACGCAATATGCCAGTCAAGATGATAAAACAATCATCACTCAGTATTCGCTGAATCCGATTGAAGATCTGGGACTTTTGAAAATGGATTTTCTCGGACTCAAGAATCTAACAATTTTGGAAAACGCTTTAGATATAATCTTTAAGACAACCGGCGAAGAAGTTGATATAGATAAAATTCCGCTGGATGATAAAAATGCTTTCAAACTGTTTCAAAAGGGCGATACGATCGGGGTGTTCCAATTAGAAAGCTCCGGCATGACCCGTTATCTGAAAGAACTGAAACCGACGGATTTAGAAGATATCATTGCAATGGTTTCCCTGTACCGCCCGGGTCCGATGGAGCTGATCCCAGATTACATCGCGGGCAAGCGCGGTAAGAAAAAAATTACCTATCTCCACCCGAAACTGGAACCCATTTTGAAAAAAACATACGGGATTGCCGTTTATCAGGAACAGATTCTGCAGATCGCCCGTGATTTGTGCGGATTCACCCTTGGCGAGGCTGATATTCTGCGTAAAGCTATCGGTAAAAAAATCCGTAAACTGCTCATGGAGCAAAGAGAGAAATTTGTCCAAGGGGCGATAACAAACGGCATTCAAAAAAGGATTGCTGAAAAACTGTTCGATTTCGTAGAACCATTTGCTGAGTACGGTTTCAACCGGTCACACGCAGCCTGTTACGCTTTGATTGCCTATCAGACAGCCTATTTGAAAGCCAATTGGCCGGCGCAGTTTCTGGCCGCCCTTCTAACCGCTGATTACGGCAATACTGACCGGATCGCCGTAGAAGTTGCGGAAACAAAAAAGCACGGCATTGAGGTTGTTCCGCCGGACGTTAATGAAAGTTTTTCAACTTTTACCGTGGTTAAGGAGAGTCTCGGTACCGAGCAGCCACGCATCCGTTTTGGCTTGATGGCCATCAAAAATATCGGAACTAATATTGTCCGTACCATAATTGATGAAAGAAAGAAAGACGGTAAATATAAAAACCTGGAGGATTTCCTCAGACGCGTACAAACTAGGGATTTGAATAAGAAATCACTGGAGAGCCTCATCAAATGCGGAGCAATGGATGATTTTGGCAATCGCCAAACCCTTCTCGATAATCTGGAGTCAATCCTGATTTACGCGAAAAACAGTCAGAAAGAAAGACTTAACGGCCAGACCAACCTTTTCGGTATGCTTCCCGCCGAGCACAGCCCAAAGTTACGCCTGACCGAATCAGAACCGGTTGATAAGAAGACAAGACTGGGATGGGAAAAACAACTGCTCGGGATGTATATCTCCGAACACCCGCTCGATGATTATCGTGAGCAGCTGGAGAAAATTACCAGCCCGATCAACACACTTAGTAAGGGACTGAAAAGAAATATAACTGTCGGTGGAATTATCACTTCAATTAAAAAAATAATTACCAAGACCAACGAGCAGATGCTCTTTGTCACTTTGGAAGATCTGACCGGAGCGGTGGAAATAATAGTTTTTCCATCCACACTGAAGGACAATCATGAAATCTGGGCAGAAGATAAAATGCTGCTGGTTACCGGGAAAGTAAATACGAAAGAAGGAATCCCGAAATTGATTTGTGAAAAAGTAAAAGAATTTTCCGGACAATCTGATTCCAATAAACCCGAATCTATAGAGAAGAAAATCACAATCAAAATTGCCAATTTAGAAAAAGAAACCCTGGACAAGCTGAAAGTAATTTTTGAAAAGAATCAGGGAGAATATAAAGTTTTTCTGGTATGGAAAAATGGCGGGAGTCCGAAAACTATCTCAACCAAAACGGCAATCAGTTTAAGTGGCAGAATAGTGGCAGAAATTGAGGCTATCGTAGGCGATGGAGCGGTTGAAGTGTCAGAATAA
- the rodA gene encoding rod shape-determining protein RodA, giving the protein MIFDKYFSQFKRFDWILFTIAVILVIFGLLAIYSISVNQENGSFSLLVTQLVAFGLGTIFLLTLAFFDYRILRGYANIIYWIGVSLLLGVLIFGITVRGTKGWYSFFGQVFQPVEVVKVLMIIFLARYLAHKASEPFTFKNVLISALFIGLPVVLVLMQPDLGSAIIFISIWAGMTWLTRIKKSHILIIIGTMFFVMFISWFFLADYQKERVLNFAQPTRDPLKQGYNVTQSIISIGSGQFWGRGLSLGPQSRLNFLPAKETDFVFAVIAEELGFIGAFFVISIFGLLFWRIIKIIRSAQDDFGIYVAWGILVMIVVQMFINIGMNLGLAPVAGLPLPFISAGGSSLMMSLLSIGIVESIYIRRKSLKL; this is encoded by the coding sequence ATGATATTTGATAAATATTTCTCACAATTTAAAAGGTTTGACTGGATACTTTTCACGATCGCCGTTATTCTGGTGATATTCGGGTTATTGGCGATTTATAGTATTTCGGTCAATCAGGAAAATGGATCATTCAGCCTGCTGGTTACTCAGCTGGTTGCTTTTGGTTTGGGAACAATTTTTCTGTTAACGCTGGCATTCTTTGACTATCGGATATTGCGGGGGTATGCCAATATAATATATTGGATAGGAGTTTCATTGTTATTAGGTGTTTTAATTTTTGGTATCACGGTGAGAGGAACAAAAGGATGGTATTCTTTCTTCGGCCAGGTATTCCAGCCGGTAGAGGTTGTTAAAGTATTAATGATTATTTTCCTGGCCCGCTATTTGGCGCACAAAGCATCGGAACCTTTTACATTTAAAAATGTATTGATCAGCGCCCTCTTTATCGGTCTGCCGGTTGTACTGGTGTTAATGCAGCCGGATTTAGGGTCGGCAATAATATTTATTTCCATCTGGGCGGGGATGACCTGGTTAACCAGAATTAAAAAGTCACATATCCTGATAATCATAGGCACTATGTTTTTTGTTATGTTCATCAGCTGGTTTTTTCTGGCGGATTACCAAAAAGAGCGGGTTTTAAATTTTGCCCAACCGACCCGCGATCCATTAAAACAGGGATATAATGTCACACAGTCGATAATATCTATCGGATCAGGGCAATTTTGGGGCAGAGGTCTTTCGCTCGGTCCGCAAAGCCGTTTAAACTTCCTGCCGGCAAAAGAAACAGATTTTGTTTTTGCTGTGATTGCGGAGGAGCTTGGTTTTATCGGCGCGTTTTTTGTAATTTCCATATTTGGTTTATTGTTTTGGCGGATTATTAAAATAATCCGCTCGGCTCAAGATGACTTCGGAATATACGTTGCCTGGGGAATTTTGGTCATGATTGTTGTTCAAATGTTTATTAATATCGGTATGAATTTAGGACTAGCCCCGGTCGCGGGATTGCCGTTGCCATTCATCAGCGCGGGAGGCAGTTCACTGATGATGAGCTTGCTTTCCATTGGTATCGTTGAAAGTATATATATCCGCAGAAAATCCTTAAAACTGTAA
- a CDS encoding lysophospholipid acyltransferase family protein — MKIRLNSWIMQPLYLFVTLLTKKPEGCENIPKKGPLIIAANHISYFDMYILIAPIVRATSRHMNFIAKTGNYRIFDAVAIDPADPARSLEKMSEVLKNGELVAIFPEGKANPNKELAKGKTGVARLALYNRVPVLPVGIDGPHGSTVKESFRNFFKGIGRAKIKIGKPIYFDRYYEKEITKDLLVEVTGEIMKEISNLSGKPYPF, encoded by the coding sequence ATGAAAATCCGACTGAATTCATGGATTATGCAGCCATTATATTTATTTGTTACCCTACTTACAAAAAAGCCAGAGGGTTGTGAAAATATTCCAAAAAAAGGGCCGTTAATAATTGCCGCAAATCACATCAGTTATTTTGATATGTATATATTAATCGCACCGATAGTACGTGCAACTTCACGGCATATGAATTTTATCGCAAAAACAGGTAACTATCGCATATTTGATGCTGTCGCGATTGATCCGGCTGATCCTGCGCGCAGTTTGGAAAAAATGAGTGAGGTATTGAAAAATGGAGAACTTGTTGCTATATTTCCTGAAGGCAAAGCTAATCCGAACAAAGAATTGGCAAAAGGTAAAACGGGTGTAGCAAGACTCGCCCTGTATAACAGGGTTCCTGTTTTACCGGTTGGAATTGACGGCCCTCACGGTTCAACAGTCAAAGAATCCTTCAGAAATTTTTTTAAAGGGATTGGCAGAGCAAAGATCAAGATCGGCAAGCCGATTTACTTTGACCGATATTACGAAAAGGAAATAACTAAAGATTTGCTGGTAGAAGTGACGGGAGAAATAATGAAGGAAATTTCAAATTTGTCCGGTAAACCATATCCATTTTAA